The genomic region GAGGAGGCCGGCAATCTGCTCGGGGCCGGCTTCGCCGCGCATGAGCGCGTGCATGGCTTGTTCGGCTTGAGTCTGCGAGAGGAGGTCGCCGGCGGCGATGGCGGAGAGGATGTCGGTCATGAGAAGCTCGGTGCGAAGGGGGTGGCGGCGCGCGTGTCGACGACACGGAGCCAGTTGCGAATCATCGCGGGGCCGGCGAGCGTCATCACGCTCTCCGGATGAAACTGGATGCCGCAGACCGGCAGGGTTTTGTGGTTGAGCCCCATGATGATGCCGTCGCCCGTGTGTGCCGTCACTTCAAGCGCATCCGGCAGGGTGGCGGGGTCCACGACAAGGGAGTGATACCGCGTGGCCTCAAAGGGTTCGGCGAGGCCGGCGAAAAGGCCGACGCCGTTGTGCTCGATCACGCTGGTTTTGCCGTGCATGAGGCTAGGAGCATACACGACATCCCCCCCGTACACCTGCCCGATGGCCTGGTGGCCAAGGCACACGCCCAGCACCGGGATGCCGGCGGCACCCGCGGCGCGGATGAGGTCCATCGTGATGCCGGCCTGGTCGGGCCGGCCGGGGCCGGGGGAGATGACCACGCCGGCCGGCGCCAGCGACAGCGCCTCGGCCACCGTGAGCGCGTCGTTGCGGTGGACGACGATGTCGGGCGTCTCGCGTCCGATGAGGTGGACGAGGTTGTAGGTGAACGAGTCGTAGTTGTCGATGACGAGGATCATGGCGGT from Rhodothermales bacterium harbors:
- a CDS encoding aminodeoxychorismate/anthranilate synthase component II; the protein is MILVIDNYDSFTYNLVHLIGRETPDIVVHRNDALTVAEALSLAPAGVVISPGPGRPDQAGITMDLIRAAGAAGIPVLGVCLGHQAIGQVYGGDVVYAPSLMHGKTSVIEHNGVGLFAGLAEPFEATRYHSLVVDPATLPDALEVTAHTGDGIIMGLNHKTLPVCGIQFHPESVMTLAGPAMIRNWLRVVDTRAATPFAPSFS